In Saccharothrix violaceirubra, the following are encoded in one genomic region:
- a CDS encoding zinc finger protein: MAVDPRDFRWLPHDGNRHAIPYTLSSGETGSTLCGLAVTVPRRSPPQFPDGCWPTCETCDASWRRHEGIPLFSERRTVNGRRPTLLKRPPTTVVIITHVLEH, encoded by the coding sequence ATGGCTGTGGACCCTCGTGACTTCCGATGGCTGCCCCACGACGGCAACCGCCACGCGATCCCGTACACCCTGTCGTCCGGCGAGACCGGCAGCACGTTATGCGGCCTCGCCGTGACCGTTCCCCGCCGGAGCCCGCCCCAGTTCCCGGACGGGTGCTGGCCGACGTGCGAGACCTGTGACGCCTCGTGGCGCCGCCACGAGGGAATCCCGCTGTTCTCGGAACGACGCACAGTCAACGGACGACGACCGACACTGCTGAAGCGCCCACCGACCACGGTTGTGATCATCACCCACGTTCTGGAGCACTGA